TGGCGTCTTCGCGCTGCCTCATGGCGCCTTCGCGCTTCCTCATGGCGCCTTCGCGCCTTCGCGCTGCCTCATGGCGCCTTCGCGCTGCCTCATGGCGCCTTCGCGCTTCCTCATGGCGCCTTCGCGCTGCCTCATGGCGCCTTCGCGCTGCCTCATGGCGCCTTCGCGCTGCCTCATGGCGCCTTCGCGCTGCCTCATGGCGCCTTCGCGCTTCCTCATGGCGCCTTCGCGCTGCCTCATGGCGCCTTCGCGCTTCCTCATGGCGCCTTCGCGCTGCCTCATGGCGCTCTGGAACAAGCAGCTGCGCTTTTAATGTCTGTAACGTTCATTCATTGATCTTCTACCGCTTTTCCGCTCTGCgtgtcacaggagttgctggaggtcagaagcagggtacaccccggatgtgtcgccagcgcattgtgggggggggggggggctacacggagacagacaatcgttcgcacacacactcacacactacggataAATTGGGGCCGCcaattcccctaaattgcatgttcttggagaaagccggagaacccagagagaacccatgcagacacggggagaacatacgaacAGATAGCGATCAAACCCAGtgccttctcgctgtgaggctaTACAGCACGACCCACTCCGCCACCCTAACAGACTTTTTTTATGTACCCTCTACAATCAGAAACATTATACAAACCATTTCTGGAACGTTCTCCTCAACAACTAAGGAAtatgctttaaaaacaacaagaactagaaaacgacaatcagagattgcagaccccgcctccaatagactattggatcttgtgagacagtaaacagggcttccggatcagaggggccaaacctgctctagcttgctgctccggaacgtactacaagactccttctggactctttttcccatcatgccattcgtgtccctccctcttaaagtggcagtttacagcacaggcacaattccagatgtaaaaataattctagaatctggatccagatccggatcaacgccattctcggggaggaccgagccacggacagaaccttgcttgtgtaaaaatttcaagtcgattgggttactagtttttgagttatgcgctcggacagacagacaaacagacaaacagacaaacaaacaaacaaacgcacccaattgcaataccctcgcctccgcttcggcgagggtaaatattgACTGTAAAACCAACGAGAACTAAAAACGTCACAggacagggaaaaaaaaactaaaatgcaGCGTCAGATCCTACAGAGGAACTTGTTGAGCTCTCTGTAGTGTCAGAGGCcttgaatgccccccccccccctcccatcctgTTTAGAGAACCACTGAGACATGATTTGTGGATGAAGAAGCTTCACCTGACGTTCCATTGCTGTGGAAGTTGGAACCACAACATTGACTCTGATTGGACTTTATTAAAGGTTGAAAAAGAATCAAAAACAGCTGCAGGCTAGAAATGGAACAGCACTGCGAGTGGGTTTTATCACGGCATCCAGCCAGGTCCAGCACCAtgtcacgcacgcacacacacacacacacgtgtcagACGTGCTGGTGGAGAGCTGCGggtctcctcagcagcagccctGCACCGGGCTATGACTctggagcaacaacaataaaagagcagtctggagcaacaacaataaaagagcagtctggagcaacaacaataaaagagcagtctggagcaacaacaataaaagagcaatctggagcaacaacaataaaagagcagtctggagcaacaacaataaaagagcagtctggagcaacaacaataaaagagcagtctggagcaacaacaataaaagagcaatctggagcaacaacaataaaagagcagtctggagcaacaacaataaaagagcagtctggagcaacaacaataacagaGCAATctggagcaacaacaataaaagagcaatctggagcaacaacaataaaagagcagtctggagcaacaacaataaaagagcaatctggagcaacaacaataaaagagcagtctggagcaacaacaataaaagagcaatctggagcaacaacaataaaagagcagtctggagcaacaacaataaaagagcaATCTGGAGCATTTGTCGTTGTTATTTAGTTCTACCTTTGTTTGGCGGAAACAAACTCAGATCCTTCTATcaggtgatgctgctgatgctgatgctgatgctgatgctgatgctgatgctgattctgatgatgctgatgctgcagatgctgctcggtcgtctcctcctcctcccccccctccgggcgtcgcatccccccccccccccacagccctgATAGAGAGGAAATTCCGAGGCGGagatcgtcacacttttccggGGCTTCGCGGTTCGACGGACCGGCGGAGTGTTCGGTGAGCGCGCGCGCGGCGTCCGGTGCGTGTGACGGATCGGATGGAGCCCGACTTCCTCGAGGACGCtcctgctgcgttcagggactcCTCCGGAAGCAGGAATTCTGACACTGTAGCAGACAGGCGCTGCCGACCGCTTTGCACAAATAGAGATTTTATGAGTAGAACATGTTACGCACCGAAGAGAAGTTGTGATTCACACCGATGTAGAAACATGTCATttgtaactagaaaagcactcagagagcgcagacctccgccaagcagctcacacccccacacccccgATAACCGTCCGCATGctgatctgcatcatcatcaaatgttataaattgttctaTCGGATCGTAGTTTATGACTATTTCTACTTGATCTTTGAAtccataaaaaataattttcaatgataaaatattatttattttcccctgCCCTCATTCTGAATTCCATCCGAATGAAATTGGGTGCTGGGatagagaacccccccccccccacacacacacacacacaccccacccctacatgactgtgaaATTCCATCATCGGTCAATAACCAACAGAGATAttagatattgaggaacaaatttttaagctccattgactgcaatgttaacgaaacttttaaagtgatccagaatccaggatctcttctggatcatcaccaaaatgtaatcatctgttcctggtaacattcccaacattcctgGACATTATTCAGATTCGTAAGAGTTCACGTGCTCGCACgttttttgattttgattttttgtCAGGAGTGATAGTATCATTTAACATTACCTTTGACAATGAACTTAccaattcatttcatttgttgaTCAGCATGCTTGCTATAAATGGAGGTCATGgtactatttattattttgtgtagGTAACGGGCATCACATTTTATATGCCCCCATAAATGCAGTTATAACGTCACGTACCACATAAATAAcgtgttattattaatattattgtttttattattacgAGCGTCCTCGCTTGAATTAAGTGGAACCTTTAATCGGTGTGAGCTGTATCAACCCGGAATGTTTTGAGCGCTGCACGGAAGGCGGAAGAGGGACGTTTCTCTCCGTGATGGCGGTGAGCGCGGTCCACCTGGAGTCCGACGCCTTCCTGGTGTGCATGAATCACGCGCTGAGCacggagaaggaggaggtgatgggtTTGTGCATCGGAGAGGCGGAACCCACGAGGATCGTCCACATCCACTCCGTCATCGTCCTCCGCCGCTCGGACAAGCGGAAGGACCGGGTGGAGATCTCTCCGGAGCAGCTGTCCGCAGCCTCCACGGAGGCCGAGCGGCTGGCCGACAGCACCGGCAGGCCGATGCGCGTGGTCGGCTGGTACCACTCCCACCCGCACATCACCGTGTGGCCGTCCCACGTCGACGTCAGGACCCAGGCCATGTACCAGATGCTGGACCAGTGCTTCGTGGGCCTCATTTTCTCCTGCTTCATCGAGGACAAGAACACCAAAACGGGCCGGGTGTTGTACACCTGCTTCCAGTCCGCGCAGGGGCCGAAGGGCTCCGAGTACGAGCGCGTGGAGGTCCCCGTCCACGTCGCGCCCCGGGGCGCCATCGGGAAGGTGTGCCTGGAGTCCGCCGTGGAGCTGCCGCGGATCCTGTGCCAGGAGGAGCAGGACACCTACCGGAAGATCCACAGCCTGGCGCACCTGGACCCCGTCACCAAGATCCACAACGGCTCGGTGTTCACCAAGAACCTGTGCAGCCAGATGTCGGCGGTGAGCGGGCCGCTGCTCCAGTGGCTGGAGGACCGGCtggagcagaaccagcagagtGTGGTGGAGCTCCAGCGGGAGAGGGacaggctgcagcaggagctgggggccctgtgaggggggggcgggggggggtcccggcCCAATCCCTCCTCCTGCCGTGAGCCCTTCGTTTCGGTTCCTTTCTTGTATGTTTACACTGAGCGTTGAAGACGAGCACATTAAATGTTGTTCTATTGTTGTTCTGCGTGAGGCCGtacatccgtccatccatccgtccatccatccatccatcgatcgaTTGAGACGATCGGTTTGCAGCCGGCGCTTCCTGCCTATATTGAATAATCGTATGTTCTGAAGTAATCAACTCAGATTTGTAATAACGCTCAGGAACCGGAGCAAACGGAAGTTCTTCTGTCAGgaaagatgaagaaaagcaaTAAATCAGCATGACGGGAAGTGAGAGcaatttttcttttcaaaataactTTATTCGTTGATTTGTGCACACAGACGATCAGACGACGGTGGCCGTGAAGTCGACAGGGAGAACGACCACATTCCACTCAAGATCGGATTCCAACCCAACACCtttattctggggggggggggggggctgctccacCCATATTAATTTTGTTTTAGTATTAAAATTTGTTTGCAGCAACTCCGATTTAAGCACAAGGCCTTGTGAATCTAACAAAAAATGGAATCACGATACGATTAACGCAACAGTGAGACGAGGTAGAATTGGAGCGTGCGACTGCAGTTTTATATACGGTTGGAGTCTGACAATGAAGAGTCCACCAGAGAGCGacagcaatgcattgtgggtaatctGGGTTATTTTCGCCTGGCTCGGTTCTATGACGTACATTTGATGTAATTGAAGTAATTACATCAATTTCTATGGAAACTTATTCTGGGGAAAAATGCTAGCTAATTTTCATGCTATCCAGACAGGCAAAATCATGCATGGGCAACCTgtggcccgggggccatatacggcccgccgaacttgtccaagttctatcattaaattacattttattatgctTAGGCCAGATTGTTTCATGTCTCTAGTTCACAGCAACACTCCATCCTTCTTTTCCTCATcatcttaccaagtatggagtgaatgaataacgcacatacaatgtaaagcgctatataaaaccaatgcctTATTATTATATGAGCTTCAGTGTCAAGttttaaatgtaattgaaagattagttattttatttagttcagtAAAAAATAGAACTCAACCCCAGTGAAAAGAGATTTAGGAGAAAATTACTGGATGGTTAATAAGATATCTATATACTTTATATAAGctatgtatatgtatttataggTGTGTACACATAATGTAAGCATAATAAATACAGATAATGTATTGCAATATTTTTAGAGGAAAAATATATAGAGACAAATATGCAGGACAGTTGTAGTACACTTAGTACacaagaatattttatttttgagataGCTCAATAGTTTTTTAAAGTAGGGTCGGCTCACTATTGGTGAACTCGCTGACCCCGGCCAGATTTGTTGGATTTCAGACTGATCAGAATCACTTCTCTCCTCTACTTAAGAAACTCAAGATTCTTCCAACTTATGACATCAAAAATATTGttaaatatgtttatatatatatataatactgtCAAGTAGAAATGAATATTACAGAGCAATTCAAATTTTATTTCAAGAAGAAGGAAATTACAGATTCATTTTTACTGGACTCAATCTAAATTTGTCTGTTGCAGAGGTAAATGTTTGATGCGGCTTAAGGGGACTAGAGGGTACTTAACCTACCTCACCTTACCTTAACTTAAAATAAGCCCACTGGTTGTTGTCTTTTCCATTTTGTTATGTGTCATTTTATACATTGTAAAATGTGCTAAAATAAACCACAACTCATTTCACTTCCTCTAGAAAAAGGCAAATGTACAAAAGTTGCTTCgaaaagtcacattttattgatcattttagGGGTGAACAAGAAAACGGCAGCGAGCAATAGTCGTTGCAAGCGATCGGCTGCCTGCAGGTCCAGAAACACGCGGGTTTATCGTTGCGTTGAACAGGAAATGTAATACGCGTGAGAATAAAGTGTAAAATAGGAACAAAAAAGAGGTCATCGCCTACGACATCAACTATAATctctgtggtggtggtgggcggGGGGTAATCCCTGTCTGGGGGTCCTCCCGGCTGTAACTGGGAGTTCTGGTCGCCGGGATGTTGGTTCCCATCTCTGACCTAGACCTACACAAACAGACCAGATCAGGAGAACGCAAGCGAACGTCTGATCCTTCAGCTCGGCGGCGAGCGTTCAGTTCGTTTTAGATCGCGTTCGGGTTAGACCCCCCCGCCTCTTGATGAGCGGATGCAGGCAGTCGGGCCGCTGACGTTTACTCGCCGCAAGGACACCAACCCAAACGTCCGTGATATCAACGTGACAAAGTATCatcgaagacgaagacgaagacgaagacacTTTACGTGCGCCAGACACAAAAGTCGCGAGGCAAGGCGAGGACTGATTCGGTTGGAGCggctggttctgattctgaatcaACGCTACGGATCACAAACACAAGTTACCGTCTTCTTCCGCGCCGCGTCGATTTCTGCCTCCAGCTCCCTCTTCTGGTCGGTGAGGCGCAGCATCGCTCTGAGGTGTTCCGTGTTGGCTTTGGTCAACTCCATGACGGCATCGTGGGCCTCGTGCAGCTCCGCCTGAATGGAACGCGTCGTTACAAAGGTCAAACAAAGGTCAAACGGAGCAGcgtgaaccagaaccagacaaaGGTACagcgtcctctctctctctcacacactcacacactcacacacacacacacacacactcacactcacacacactcacacacacgcacacacacacacacacacacacacacacactcacacacacacacactcacacacacacacacacactcacacacactcacactcacacacactcacacacacgcacacacacacacacacacacacacacacactcacacacacacacactcacacactcacacacacacacacacacacactcacactcacacacactcacacacacacacacactctcacacacacacacacacactcactcacacactcacactcacacacacacctacacactcacacacacacacacacacacacacgcacacacacactctcacacacactcacgcacacacacactcacacctacacacacacacacacacacacacacacacacacacacacacacacacacacacacacacacacacacacacacacacacacacac
The nucleotide sequence above comes from Brachionichthys hirsutus isolate HB-005 chromosome 19, CSIRO-AGI_Bhir_v1, whole genome shotgun sequence. Encoded proteins:
- the brcc3 gene encoding lys-63-specific deubiquitinase, encoding MAVSAVHLESDAFLVCMNHALSTEKEEVMGLCIGEAEPTRIVHIHSVIVLRRSDKRKDRVEISPEQLSAASTEAERLADSTGRPMRVVGWYHSHPHITVWPSHVDVRTQAMYQMLDQCFVGLIFSCFIEDKNTKTGRVLYTCFQSAQGPKGSEYERVEVPVHVAPRGAIGKVCLESAVELPRILCQEEQDTYRKIHSLAHLDPVTKIHNGSVFTKNLCSQMSAVSGPLLQWLEDRLEQNQQSVVELQRERDRLQQELGAL